The SAR202 cluster bacterium genomic interval AGGCCCTCAAGCACCCCACCTGGAAGATGGGTAAGCGCATCACCATCGACTCCTCTACCCTCATGAACAAAGGCTTCGAGGTCATAGAGGCCCGGTGGCTCTTCAACGTGGACTGGCCCCAAATCGAGGTCGTAGTCCACCCCCAAAGCCTGGTTCACTCGATGGTCGAGTTCGCCGATGGTTCCGTGAAGGCCCAGGTCGGCCCCCCCGATATGCGGCTCCCTATCCAGTACGCCATGCTCTACCCTGAGCGCCGACCCAATGAGTCTCTGCCCAGATTTGATATCACTGTGCCTACCAGCATGACTTTCGAGCCTCTGGACCCCGCCAGGTATCCCTGCTTCACCCTGGCGCTGGAAGCTGGCAAGAAGGGCGGCACCTATCCCGCCGTCCTCAGCGCCGCCGACGAGGTGGCCGTACAACTCTACCTTGATAATCGCATTCGTTTCACTGACATACCTAAAGTTGTCGAGCGAACTCTAGAAGCCCACACTCCCTCCCCAGCCGACGACCTGGAAGCCATCCTTGGCGCCGATGACTGGGCCAGGGCGCGGGCTCGAGAAACCGCCGGGGTTAAATCATGATCTTTATCCTTCAACTTCTTGCTCTGATAGTTATCCTGGTAGTCATCCACGAGCTAGGCCACTTTGTCACCGCCAAGCTCTTTGGCATCAAAGTCAACGAGTTCGGCGTCGGCTTCCCCCCCAAGCTCTGGGGCGTTAAAAAGGGCGAGACTGAATACACCATCAACGCGGTGCCCCTCGGCGGCTTCGTGAAGCTGGAAGGCGAGAACGACCCATCTCACCCCAGAAGCCTGGCCGCCAAGCCCCCCTGGCAGCGGGCCATTGTCCTGGCCTCCGGCTCCTTCATGAACGCCGTCCTGGCCATCGCCATCTTCGCCGGCCTGTACATGGTCCCCCGCGACGTGCAGATAGGCGACGTCTTCGTGGATCAGGTGACTCCTAACTCTCCCGCCGCCGCCGCGGGCCTTATGGCCGGTGACCAGGTCCTTTTCGCTGACGGAAAGGACATCGAAAGCGTCAGCCACCTCGGCGCCATCATCTCCCGCAATCTCGGCGAGGACATGGACGTAACCGTGCAGCGGGGTGGTCAGACCTTAGAGACCACAGTATCTCCTCGATGGGACCCGCCAGAAGGAGAAGGCCCCACGGGCGTTGTCCTTCGACTCGAAAACGCCACCATAGTCGAGCGTTCCGACCCTTTCTGGGAAGCTATCCCCAAGGGCTTCAAGGAGGTGGGCACCGTCCTGTCGGTTACCTGGAACGCCCTGACTAGCTGGGTTGGCGGCGATGCCCCTGTCCCATTCTCCGGCCCTGTAGGCATCGTTCGCGGCACCCAGGAGGTGGTTGATGAAGGCGGCGCGCTGGTGCTTATCCCCCTGGCCGCCCTCCTCAGCGTCAGCCTCGCCATCTTTAACATCCTCCCCATACCCGCCCTCGATGGCGGCCGCCTCCTCTTCGTCATCATTGAGTTCGTTCGTGGCGGCAAACGTATCCCGCCGGAAAAAGAAGGTCTCGTCCACATGATAGGTTTCGCCCTTTTAATCGCCATGGTGCTGGTGATAAGCTACAACGACATCACCAAAATCATCCGCGGAGAAAGCTTCATTAGATAGAACCATTCCATTTCTTTCGACTTCACTGGGCCCTAGGTGTCTCCTCTCATCAGGTTCCCCTTCTTCTCCTATTGCAAAGGAGAAGAAGGGGTTAGGGGATGATGAGGTGATCCTACATTTCCTTCCCCTTCCAGCAGGAAGGGGATAAAAGGGATGGTATTCCGATTACAAACGACACTTTTTATACGATGCCAAGATATCCCATTGGTATAATGTTCACGCCCCCCCAAGGACAAAATGAATGACTAAACGCAGAGTCACCAAGGCCATCTACGTCGGCAATGTCAAAATCGGCGGCGACGCCCCCATCGCCGTCCAGTCCATGACCAAGACCGACACCCGCAACGTGGCCGCCACCGTCAGCCAGATTAAAGGCCTGGAAGAGGTGGGCTGCGACATCATTCGATGCGCCGTGCCGGACATGGAAGCGGCCAAGGCCCTGGCCGAAATCAAGAAGCAGATTAAAATACCCCTCGTCGCCGATATCCATTTCCACTACCAGCTCGCATTAGAAGCCCTTCGAAGCGGCGTGGACGCCCTCCGCCTCAACCCCGGCAACATTCGAGACCCCGAGCGAGTTAAAGAGGTGGTCCGAGCCGCCAAAGAACGCCAGGTCCCCATACGCATCGGTGTCAACTTCGGCAGCCTGCCCCCCGTCGGCGGCATCGGCAAGTCCCGAGGCTTCTCCCGCGTCATGGACATGGTCAACCAGCTCCCCAAGGCTGGCGAGGCCGTCGAAGGCGACTACACCGCCGTCGACCACATGGTCGCCACCGGCCTCTGGGAAATCGGCCTCCTTGAGTCCCTGGACTTCGATCTTATCAAGATATCCCTCAAAGCCTTCGACGTCCCCACCACCATCCAGGCTTACCAGCGCCTGGCTGCCATGGTCCCCTACCCGCTTCACCTCGGCATCACCGAGGCCGGCACCGTCAAGTCCGGCTCCATCCGCAGCGCCATCGGTCTCGGCTATCTCCTCTACCAAGGCATCGGCGATACCATCCGCGTCTCACTCAGCGGCGACTCGCGAGAGGAGGTCACCGCCGGCTACGAGATTCTGAAGTCCCTCAACCTCCGCCAGAAAGGCGCCACCCTGGTGGCCTGCCCTAGCTGCGGCCGCGCCGACGTGGACGTTATCAAGCTATCCAACACCGTCGACGAGATGCTCAAAAAAGTGAACAAGAACATCAAAGTGGCCGTCATGGGCTGCGAAGTCAACGGCCCCGGCGAAGCCAAGGACGCCGACATAGGCATCGCCGCCGGCGCGGGCCGCGCCATCATCTTCCGCAAGGGGCAAAAGGTGAAAGTCGTGCCCGCTGCTGAAATGCTGACCGCACTCATGGAAGAGGTGGAGAAAGCCCCCGCCTAGCCATGCCCACCCTCTGGCCCCCCCGCGCCACCTTCGAAAACGTCCGACCTGGCGACACCTTCCCCATCCTCATAAAATTCGTCCCGCCGTCCCTCTCCCAGGCATCCGACAGCCTCAACCCCCAATCCCTCATCGCCGTCTACGTGTCCGAGCTATTGCAAAAAGGCCTCCCTTCCCAAAAAGTGAAAGCATCCCTCGCTGCTGAGGTACAGCTAATCGGCCAGTTCACGACCCAGGATATTCTCACGCTGACCGGCACCATCACGGCCAAAGACCCGCAGCAAAAATCCGTGGCTTATACCATTGAAGTCGCCACTCAGGAAAACCAAATCGTCGCCCGCGCCCAGGGACAGGTGACCTTCTAAGTCCAACCCCATTTTGATATAAACGTTATTCAGAAGGACTTAGGCTATATCTCATCCGTGATGCGGAGGAGGCGCTTTAAGACCTCTTTCCCGTCTGGTTCTCCCCCTTCGGCCTGGAAGGCGAAGGGGGAGTTAGAGGGGGTTGTGGTTTCTGTTTCTCTTTCCCTCTTCTCCCGTAGTCGGGAGAAGAGGGATAAAGGGTGATGAGGGTCTCCGAACCGAAACCAAGGCCCGCTTTTTAGTGCCAGAAGCGTGAGAACCCCCTAATTCCTCCCCAGCACCATATGAAACTCCAGCAGCCCCATCTCCCGCCCTCGCCGAATGGACTCCACGGCATACTCAACGCACATCCGCCCAAAACCCGGGTACTTCAGCACCGCCGACCCCACATAAATCTTAGGCCTGAGGCCCGCCAGGTTTATCTCCATCCTCTCCTGGTCCGACTCGTCCATGACCAGGTCCACCGCCCTTCCGGCCATCTTCTCAATCTTGCGATGCATCTTATCGAGAAACTCGTTATCGTTCATACCCTGAAATCGCTTCGTAAGTTATAAGATGAGAATTCCCGTCCGCCCGCTACTAACTGTAGCGCAAAAGCAGGTCGGCCAGCTCCCGCGGCTTATGCAGCATCGCCGCGTGACACGCTTCCAGCCGGTCGATCTCCACATATCCTAGCCCATGGGCCATGCGACGCTGCTCTTTGGGAGATATTAGCTTGTCCTGCTCAAGGACTATATAAGTTACCGGGAACTTTAACTCCAGCCCCTTTAAAGAAACCCGGCTTTTCAACAGTCGAGTGGGAAGGGCCTGAAATCGCCCCACCACCTTGACGCTCTCCTCGTACGACATCCCGCTGCACCAGACATTATGTATCAGGAACTTAGGCATCTTTACACCGCGACCGCCACCCAGCAAAGACTGAAGCATAAACGGCATCCGCACCAGCGGCGGTAAGACGCTCGCCGCCGACCTCCCCTCCTTGGGCAGCACCCCGCCCACCAGCACCACTCGCCTTGGCGTCGACTCCAACGCCGATGCCGCCTTCAGCACCACCGGCGCCGCCACGCCATGCCCCACCAGCACCGGCTTTTGCAGCCCGTTATCCTTGACCAGCTTCACCAGCGCGTCCACACATTGCTGCAGGTTCATATCTGGACGCGCCTGGTTCTCCGCCACCCCAGCCGCGTTAACCGTAATCGCCTGCTCCACCGGCTCCCGAAGGTACAATCGAGGCGGGCTTATCGGCGGGGCCTTCATATAGCCCCATACCGGGCCCCAGGCCCAGCCGCCCAGCCCCGCGCCGGATACTAGAAGATAATCGCCCATTAATCCTGCACCAGGCTTCTCTAAAATTGCCACACGAGATGATAACACGCCTTTTTTGTTAAGCACAGCGACTTACCCGTTCGCCTAAAATTAGACCGCCGGCCCACCCCTACGAAAAGGCCGCCCGCGCCGCCGTCAGCATCTCTCTCTCCTCCCCGGCCAGCACCGTCCGCGGGTCCAGCAGCACCATCCCATCCTCAATACGCCCCACCACCGGCGGGCGATGCCGCCGCAGCCGCGCCGCTACTCCGTCCGCCCCACCCTCAACCCCCTGACAGTCCAGCGCCACCGCCCACGACCGCAGCGTCTCCCCCGGCAGACTCCCTCCCCCAATTGCCGACACCGAGGGCACAACCTGTGCCCTCTCTCCCAACGTCCGCTTCCACCGTATAGCTCTGCGCTTTAACTCCGCCTCCGATGCAGCAATCATCGCCCACACCGGCACCTTGGATATAGCCTCTCCCTTGAGATAATGCAGCAGCGTCGCCGTAAGACCCGCCAGGCTCATCTTATCGATGCGTATAGCCCGAGCCAGCGGGTGACTCGACAGCCTGTCCACCATCTCCTTCCGCCCCACAATTATCCCCGCCTGCGGCCCTCCCAGCAGCTTATCCCCCGAGAAAAATACCAGGTCGGCGCCGTCGCGGACGCTGTCCTGAGGCCGAGGCTCGTACGCCAGACCGTAAGGCCGCGTGTCCAGCAAACAGCCGCTCCCGATGTCATGCAGCGCCGGAATCCCACGCCTCTTGCCCAGCGCCACCAGCTCCGCCGTCTCCGGCGCGTGCGTGAACCCTACCACTCGAAAGTTGCTGGCATGGACTTTCAACAACGCCGCCGTGTTCTCGGAAATCGCCGATTCATAATCGGCCACATACGTGCGGTTGGTCGTCCCCACCTCCACCAGCTTGGCACCGCTCTGCGCCAGCACCGACGGCACCCTGAACCCGCCTCCAATCTCCACTGCCTCTCCCCTGGAAACTATCACCTCCCTGCCCTGCGCTACCGCTGTCAGCCCCAGCAGCACCGCCGACGCGTTATTGTTCACCACCAGGCAAGCCTCAGCGCCAGTAAGCTGCTGCAAGATGGGTTGCAAATGCGCCTGCCGCGATCCCCTTCGTCCATCACCCAAATCCAACTCCAGGTTGCTATACCCCTGCGCCGCCTCCATCATCGCCTCAATGGCCTCTCGACTCAGAGGCGCCCTGCCCAGGTTGGTGTGTATGATGACGCCCGTCGCATTAATCGCCCTCCGTGGCTGCACCTCGCTCAATCGCCGCGCCCTCTCCGCCACCAGCGTCCCAATCTCCTCTGCTGACGGCGCTTCATGTCCGTTGCGCACGCCATCCCTGCTTTCGCCAATGCAAGCGCGCGCCAGGTCGGTAAGCCACTGGCGTTCGTAAGAGGCCAGCAGACCCTTTACCGGCCCACTGTTCAGGACTTTCTCGACGCTTGGAAGGTTTCTCAATGACATAGACATTTGGTGCCTAATTCTACCATGAACAGTCCCTCCGAAAGGACTACAGAAGCGCAGGTGGCGTCCCGGGGATAACTTTGATATAGTCGGGCAAAATCCCGGGGAGGCGGAATATGCAGTACAACGTAGTGTCGGGAGACTCCCACCTGGACCTCACATGGCTGCCAGGCAATCTTTTTAAAGACAACGCGCCGTCGCATCTCAAAGAGAAGGTCCCCCATGTCGTCGAGACCGAGAAGGGCGCGCGATGGGTCGCCGAAGGCAAAGAGCTGGGCGTGTACGGCGGCCTCGGCTTCGGCTTCTCCGCCCCGCGCAAGAATATGCGATATCGCGTCGACCGCATGTACGACGCCGGCTACTACGAAGGCGGCCCCCACCCCATCAACCAGGACCTACGCCTCAAGGACATGGCCACCGACGGCGTCGACGCCGAAATCCTCTACGGCATGACCACCGCGGGCATGCGCATCAAAGACCAGGAGACCCTCACCGCCACCTTCCGCATCTACAACGAGTGGGTCAACGATTTCTGCCGCAGCCGCCCCGGCCGATGGTACGCCCTCGCCTGCATTCCCATCCACGACCCCCAGGCCGCCGCCGATGAGCTGCGACGCGCCTCTAAGCTCGGCTGGCTTCGCGGCGCCGACCTCTACGTCACCGGCACCATCCAGCCCATCTACCTACGCGACGGCTTCTGGGACCCCCTCTGGAAAGCCGCCGCCGAATGCCACATGCCCATCTCCTTCCACATCGGCGCGGGCGGCATCCAGGTTCCCCTGCCTCCCGGCGCCGCCGACCGCACCAAGGTCTTTACCGGCGACAACCCCTCCCAAAACGACCTGGCCTTCCGAGGCTCAGCCCTGCCCTTGGGCCAGCTCTCCGGATCCGAATGGCTCACCAGCATCATCATGAGCGGCGCCTGCGACCGCTACCCTGACTTCCGGTTCGTCCTCGGCGAATGCGGCGCGGGCTGGATACCTTTCATCATCCACCGCATGGACCTGAAGTTCCGTGACCAGTACCTGGACCGCGACTTCAGTCCTGCCCTCGAACTCAAGCCCAGCGAGTACTGGTACCGACAGGGCGCCACCACCTTCCAGGAAGACCCCTGCGTCGACACCATGTCTAAGGAGATCGGCGAGGACAACCTCATGTGGGGCTCCGACTATCCCCACCCCGACGGCGTCTGGCCCGACTCCAAGGAAATCATCAAAGAGACCATGGGCCGCCTCAAGCCTAAAGTGCTAAAAAAGGTCATCTGCGAAAACGCCGTCCGACACTACAGGATGGGCGAGTAAGCCAGCCTAAAAGAGCGCTGAATTCATCACGCCTGACACGCCACAGTCTCGACTCAGCCCGGCTGTGGCGTGTTCCTTTATCGCGATAACTAGCGAAAGGAGTGACAATATGTCCATCCATGTGGTTCTCTCCCCCTAAACGCTTGATGCACATTAAAGGAGAACTTCTTTTTCTTCTATGAGAGACTTGCTTATCATAAACCACGAGCCTTTTGAACAGGCGGGGTTCTGGGTCTCTATATGGTTCTCCCCCTTCGGCCTGAAAGGCGAAGGGGGGGCTTAGAGGGGGTTATGGTGTCTTTTTTAGCTTCCCCTTCTTCCTGCGGGAAGAAGGGGTCAGGGGATGAAGGTATCCGGTTTATGACAAGGTATCCGGTTTATGACCAGGAATGTAATTTGCATGAAGCCCCTTGTGTGGAGCATTAGAGAGGGGTAGGGTAGGGCCGGATTCCTGTTCGCTACCCCTAACCAAGCGAATGCAAACAATAAGGAGCCGAAATATGTACCTCGAAAGAATCATTGTCCGCGTAAAGTACGGCGCCAACGCCCAGATGGCCGAAGTCCTCAAGCGCCTCAACGAAGACTCCATCCGTCACAGCGTCCCCAAGGCCCGCCTCCTCCAGAGTACCTCCGGCCGCCAGGGCACCTTCGTCATCGAGCGCGAGTACGACAGCTACGACCAGTACGCCGCCGCCCGCAAGCAGCAGACCACCTCCAAGGAGTTCCGCACCTGGTACCAGGACTTCCACATCCTGGTCGACGAGGCTTCCAACGAGTATTTTAACATCCTCGCCTAATTGGCCCTTTGACACCCTCCCGCCGCCATCCTAAAATCGCCCCAAGGCTGGTACAGGGAGGCGTCCATGAGCAGGTGGCCTAAAGTCGTCTTCACCGAAGAAGGCATGCGCGAAGGCATGCAGATCGAGGACGCCAATATCTCCATCGACGACAAGGCCCGCCTCCTCGACGCCCTCTCCGATACCGGCATCCAGCGCATCGTCGTCGGCTCCTTCGTCAGCCCCAAGTGGACCCCCCAGATGGCCCGCATCGACGACCTGGTCCAGAAGTTCCACCCCAAGCCCGGCGTCACCTACTTCGCCCTTGCCCTTAACCAGCGCGGCGTCGATCGCGCCAAGCAGTACTCTCCGCCCCTGACCATCGAAAACGATCCCTTCCCGCGACTTCACTGCCACATGTGCGACGTCTTTGTCCGCCGTAACACCAACCGCAGCCAGATGGACGAGGTCGAGCAGTGGCCTAAAATCGTCGCCCACGCCCAGGAGCGCGGCGCTAAGGCCGCCGGCATCGGCGCCAACGCATCG includes:
- a CDS encoding alpha/beta hydrolase translates to MGDYLLVSGAGLGGWAWGPVWGYMKAPPISPPRLYLREPVEQAITVNAAGVAENQARPDMNLQQCVDALVKLVKDNGLQKPVLVGHGVAAPVVLKAASALESTPRRVVLVGGVLPKEGRSAASVLPPLVRMPFMLQSLLGGGRGVKMPKFLIHNVWCSGMSYEESVKVVGRFQALPTRLLKSRVSLKGLELKFPVTYIVLEQDKLISPKEQRRMAHGLGYVEIDRLEACHAAMLHKPRELADLLLRYS
- a CDS encoding 1-deoxy-D-xylulose-5-phosphate reductoisomerase; the encoded protein is MPGARKGLVVLGSTGSIGRQTLDTVRAFPDHFQVAGLAAGNNVDLLQQQIAEFKPSMVYCARSQDARSIAQGAKITPMEEMVRNPGVDIVMAGTVGRAGLLPTISALQAGRTVCLANKEVIIMAGEMVTKLSRKGGALLPVDSEPSAIWQCLQGEDQPIRRLIITASGGPFRKTPLADLEKVSPEQALKHPTWKMGKRITIDSSTLMNKGFEVIEARWLFNVDWPQIEVVVHPQSLVHSMVEFADGSVKAQVGPPDMRLPIQYAMLYPERRPNESLPRFDITVPTSMTFEPLDPARYPCFTLALEAGKKGGTYPAVLSAADEVAVQLYLDNRIRFTDIPKVVERTLEAHTPSPADDLEAILGADDWARARARETAGVKS
- a CDS encoding PDZ domain-containing protein, whose amino-acid sequence is MIFILQLLALIVILVVIHELGHFVTAKLFGIKVNEFGVGFPPKLWGVKKGETEYTINAVPLGGFVKLEGENDPSHPRSLAAKPPWQRAIVLASGSFMNAVLAIAIFAGLYMVPRDVQIGDVFVDQVTPNSPAAAAGLMAGDQVLFADGKDIESVSHLGAIISRNLGEDMDVTVQRGGQTLETTVSPRWDPPEGEGPTGVVLRLENATIVERSDPFWEAIPKGFKEVGTVLSVTWNALTSWVGGDAPVPFSGPVGIVRGTQEVVDEGGALVLIPLAALLSVSLAIFNILPIPALDGGRLLFVIIEFVRGGKRIPPEKEGLVHMIGFALLIAMVLVISYNDITKIIRGESFIR
- a CDS encoding L-seryl-tRNA(Sec) selenium transferase, which produces MSLRNLPSVEKVLNSGPVKGLLASYERQWLTDLARACIGESRDGVRNGHEAPSAEEIGTLVAERARRLSEVQPRRAINATGVIIHTNLGRAPLSREAIEAMMEAAQGYSNLELDLGDGRRGSRQAHLQPILQQLTGAEACLVVNNNASAVLLGLTAVAQGREVIVSRGEAVEIGGGFRVPSVLAQSGAKLVEVGTTNRTYVADYESAISENTAALLKVHASNFRVVGFTHAPETAELVALGKRRGIPALHDIGSGCLLDTRPYGLAYEPRPQDSVRDGADLVFFSGDKLLGGPQAGIIVGRKEMVDRLSSHPLARAIRIDKMSLAGLTATLLHYLKGEAISKVPVWAMIAASEAELKRRAIRWKRTLGERAQVVPSVSAIGGGSLPGETLRSWAVALDCQGVEGGADGVAARLRRHRPPVVGRIEDGMVLLDPRTVLAGEEREMLTAARAAFS
- the ispG gene encoding flavodoxin-dependent (E)-4-hydroxy-3-methylbut-2-enyl-diphosphate synthase, which codes for MTKRRVTKAIYVGNVKIGGDAPIAVQSMTKTDTRNVAATVSQIKGLEEVGCDIIRCAVPDMEAAKALAEIKKQIKIPLVADIHFHYQLALEALRSGVDALRLNPGNIRDPERVKEVVRAAKERQVPIRIGVNFGSLPPVGGIGKSRGFSRVMDMVNQLPKAGEAVEGDYTAVDHMVATGLWEIGLLESLDFDLIKISLKAFDVPTTIQAYQRLAAMVPYPLHLGITEAGTVKSGSIRSAIGLGYLLYQGIGDTIRVSLSGDSREEVTAGYEILKSLNLRQKGATLVACPSCGRADVDVIKLSNTVDEMLKKVNKNIKVAVMGCEVNGPGEAKDADIGIAAGAGRAIIFRKGQKVKVVPAAEMLTALMEEVEKAPA